The segment GTTTTATAAAAAGAAAGAGAAAACTTAATGGCTCATCATTCATAAAAGCTATGGTTTTTGGTAACATAGGAGTTGGTGATTGCAGCATAGAAACAATGTGCCAATTGCTAAATGAAGACTCGATAGAAATTACAAAACAGGGTTTGGATTTTAGATTTACTGAAGAAGCAGTGGAATTTATGAAAAGAATGTATAATGAATCTTTAGTTTTATTTAAAAACAGCTTACAGGTTGATTGCAGAATTTTGAAGCAATTTAGAAGCATTAAGCTATTGGATAGTAGCTATATTAGCCTGCCCAGTAGCATGGAAGATATGTACAAAGGATATGGGAGTAGCTATAGAGATTGTGAGAGTAATACCAAATCAGGAATAAAGCTGCAGTTAGTCTTTGATTACCTGAACCAAGCGCTAGATAAGTTAAATTTAATAGAAGGAATAAGGTCGGATCAAGGTTATAGGGATTATCTGAACGGTTTATCAGCCAATGATTTGCTAATATTTGATTTGTGCTACTTTGTGCCTAGTTCTTTTAAACAGATTGATGAAGCAGGTGCATATTTTGTTAGTCGTTATAAGTCTGATACCAATATATATGATATAGAAACAAATCAAAAAATAGAGTTGTTGGAATGTTTAGAAGGTCAATCCCTTCTAGAGATGGAAGTGCTATTAGGAAAAGAAGTAAAAATTAAAGTGAGAATTATATGTCAAAAATTAACTGAAGAACAGTCTATAATTAGAAGAAGAAGGGCTAATAAGTTAGCAAAATCACATGGATATACATCTTCTCAAAAGAATCAAAAATTGCTGGATTGGTCGATATTCATAACTAACGTTCCAGAGAGTAAAATCAGCGCTGAACAAGTATTAACAGTTTACAGGGTAAGATGGCAGATTGAATTATTATTTAAATTGTATAAGAGTCACATCAGGCTTGACGAACTTAAAGGAAAACCATACAGAGTATTATGTGAACTATACGCTAAATTGTGCGCAATTCTTATATTTCATGGAATAGTTGGTTGTATAAAACTGAAAGAGAATACAGAGCTGAGTTTAACAAAGGCATTCATTGAATTAAAAAGAAGGATTAGGGAGTTGTTTTTAGCGTTAAGCAGTAAAATTAATAATTTGAGAATTTTCCTGAAAAAACTTACCACAGACTGGTCACAATTTTCTGTGAAAGATAGATATAGAAAAACTAGAGTATCCACCTTAAGTTCATTGAATTTTCTTACCCTTGCTTCTTAACTTGACGCGTATGGTAGTAATAAACAGACTCCTCTACACTTGGCTGCTACACATGGCCATAAAGGGATAGTAGAAGCTCTATTGGACAAAGGGGCAAATGTTAATGCAGTAGATAAAGGTAGAAAGACTCCTTTCGATTTAACTACTAACGAAGAAATAAAAACTCTATTGCAAAACACAGATAAATTACTTGAGGCTGCTAAAAGTGGTGATATTAGTGAAGTAAAGCGTCTAATAAGTGAAGGAGCAAACGTTAACGCAGTTGAAGATTTGTATACTCCTTTATATTGGGCTGCTAAAAATGGTCATTTTAATATAGTAGAAGTTCTATTAGATAATGGAGCATATGTTGATGGTGTCAATTATTCTATGGAACGTGATGTGTTGACTCTATTACAAAAAAAAGAAGCTGAATATTGCAAGAGCTCTTTACATCTGGCTGCTAGGCTTGGCAAGTTGGAAGCAGTAAAAGATCTATTAGAGAGAGGAGTAGATGTTAATGTACAAAATGATAAAAAGAGACTCCTTTACACTTCGCTGCTGAAAATGGCCATAAGCAGGTGGTGCAAGCTCTATTGGACAAAGGGACAAATGTTAATGCAGAAGATGAAGAGGGAAACACTACCTTAGATTTAACTACTAACGAAGAAATAAAAACTCTATTACAAAGTACAGCTCAATTACTTAAGGCTGCTGCTGAAAAGGGTCATGAGGAGGAGGTACAAGCTCTATTGGAGAAAGGAGCAAATGTTAATGCAACAGATCAAAATGGAAAGACTCCTTTACATTTGGCTGCTCGAAATAACAACAAAGAGGTAGTAGAAGCCCTACTGCAAGTAAATGGGATCAATATTAATGCACAAGATAGAGATAACATGACTCCTTTACATTGGGCTGCTGTAAAGGGCCATAAAGAGGTAGTAGAAGTCCTATTGCAAAAAGATGGAATCGATGTTAATTTAGCAGATGAGAATAAAGATGCTCCTTTACATTCTGTTCTTAAAAAGGACAACATAGATATAAATGTATTGAACGCTCTACTGGGAGCAAAAAAAATCAATGTTAACGCACAAGATGGAGATAACAGGACTCCTTTGCATTTAGCTGTTAAAAAGGACAACATAGATATAGATGTATTGAACGCTCTACTGGGAGCAGAAGGAATCGATGTTAATAAAAAAGATAAACTTACAGAATGGACTCCTTTACATTGGGCCGTTGAAAAGGGCCATAAAGAGGTAGTAGAAGCCCTATTGGAAAAAGATGGAATCGATGTTA is part of the Wolbachia endosymbiont (group A) of Anomoia purmunda genome and harbors:
- a CDS encoding IS4 family transposase, with amino-acid sequence MDRIACLSKDLNEFFNEKADEISIAVGFIKRKRKLNGSSFIKAMVFGNIGVGDCSIETMCQLLNEDSIEITKQGLDFRFTEEAVEFMKRMYNESLVLFKNSLQVDCRILKQFRSIKLLDSSYISLPSSMEDMYKGYGSSYRDCESNTKSGIKLQLVFDYLNQALDKLNLIEGIRSDQGYRDYLNGLSANDLLIFDLCYFVPSSFKQIDEAGAYFVSRYKSDTNIYDIETNQKIELLECLEGQSLLEMEVLLGKEVKIKVRIICQKLTEEQSIIRRRRANKLAKSHGYTSSQKNQKLLDWSIFITNVPESKISAEQVLTVYRVRWQIELLFKLYKSHIRLDELKGKPYRVLCELYAKLCAILIFHGIVGCIKLKENTELSLTKAFIELKRRIRELFLALSSKINNLRIFLKKLTTDWSQFSVKDRYRKTRVSTLSSLNFLTLAS
- a CDS encoding ankyrin repeat domain-containing protein; translated protein: MAATHGHKGIVEALLDKGANVNAVDKGRKTPFDLTTNEEIKTLLQNTDKLLEAAKSGDISEVKRLISEGANVNAVEDLYTPLYWAAKNGHFNIVEVLLDNGAYVDGVNYSMERDVLTLLQKKEAEYCKSSLHLAARLGKLEAVKDLLERGVDVNVQNDKKRLLYTSLLKMAISRWCKLYWTKGQMLMQKMKRETLP